One window of the Phalacrocorax aristotelis chromosome 19, bGulAri2.1, whole genome shotgun sequence genome contains the following:
- the ERRFI1 gene encoding ERBB receptor feedback inhibitor 1 isoform X2: MQSGATLSGTFFNVDPIAVAYNLHPSTDQHLPSLGHPSNHASLSDHSFAESCTQVPSQKSSPPPVSPKTEQPISRYEDHLVPGFSKLSLTMGCVSDETPPHMPIKNGPMQFLSASSNDRSSKPLPPLPISEDLTPDEVDREVEFLTSSDTDFLLEDYELPPFKSSAPSRRSFRGCGQINYAYFDTPTGPKPEDANPTQSLNGYISSVCPPPQQLHRRLRRSHSGPAGSLNKPVVRLSGHLNRSSPNSDEDKPEIPPRVPIPPRALKPDYRRWSAEVASSAYSDEDRPPKVPPREPLSRSNSRTPSPKSLPSYLNGVMPPTQSFAPDPKYVSSKALQRQNSEGSSNRVPCILPIIENGKKASSTHYYLLPERPPYLDKYEKFFREAEESSCNTEVQSWSGDCTATSSPTKLDSKPRTDIAGHLKRKHLSYVVSP; encoded by the exons ATGCAGAGCGGCGCGACGCTGTCGGG tactTTCTTTAATGTGGACCCTATAGCAGTGGCATATAATTTGCATCCATCAACAGACCAACATTTACCATCGCTTG GGCACCCTTCCAACCATGCTTCCTTGAGTGACCACAGCTTTGCTGAAAGTTGCACCCAAGTCCCATCTCAGAAATCCAGTCCACCTCCTGTAAGTCCCAAAACAGAACAGCCAATTTCAAGATACGAAGACCATCTCGTTCCTGGCTTTAGTAAGCTGTCATTAACCATGGGCTGTGTTTCTGATGAAACACCTCCTCACATGCCAATAAAAAATGGGCCAATGCAATTTCTGTCTGCATCTTCCAATGACCGTAGCTCCAAGCCACTACCCCCTCTGCCTATTTCTGAAGACCTTACTCCAGATGAGGTTGACAGAGAGGTGGAATTCCTGACTAGCTCAGATACTGACTTCTTGTTAGAAGATTATGAACTTCCTCCTTTTAAATCCAGTGCTCCAAGCCGGCGGAGCTTTAGGGGCTGTGGACAAATCAACTATGCATACTTTGATACTCCAACAGGACCAAAACCAGAAGATGCCAACCCTACACAAAGCCTAAATGGATACATATCCAGTGTTTGTCCtcctccacagcagctgcatcGACGTTTGCGAAGGTCCCATTCCGGGCCAGCTGGATCTCTTAATAAACCAGTAGTAAGACTATCTGGACACTTGAACAGGTCTTCTCCAAACTCTGATGAAGATAAACCAGAGATTCCACCAAGGGTTCCCATACCTCCAAGGGCTCTCAAGCCAGATTACAGAAGGTGGTCAGCAGAAGTCGCTTCTAGTGCGTACAGTGATGAAGACAGGCCTCCAAAAGTCCCCCCAAGAGAACCTTTGTCACGCAGCAATTCCCGTACACCAAGTCCCAAAAGCCTGCCATCATACCTCAATGGGGTTATGCCCCCCACTCAGAGTTTTGCACCTGACCCAAAGTATGTCAGTAGCAAAGCTCTACAAAGACAAAATAGTGAAGGATCTTCAAACAGGGTCCCTTGCATTCTTCCAATTATTGAAAATGGTAAGAAGGCCAGTTCGACGCACTACTATCTGCTGCCTGAAAGGCCTCCATATTTGGACAAGTATGAGAAATtcttcagagaagcagaagaaagtagCTGTAACACAGAGGTTCAGTCCTGGTCTGGTGACTGCACAGCCACTTCATCCCCAACAAAACTGGACTCAAAACCTAGAACGGACATAGCTGGTCATCTGAAACGAAAACACCTCTCTTATGTGGTTTCCCCATAG
- the ERRFI1 gene encoding ERBB receptor feedback inhibitor 1 isoform X1, protein MSTAGVAAQEMRVPLKTGFIHTSQGMGSLKTCWGSHSGFENTFFNVDPIAVAYNLHPSTDQHLPSLGHPSNHASLSDHSFAESCTQVPSQKSSPPPVSPKTEQPISRYEDHLVPGFSKLSLTMGCVSDETPPHMPIKNGPMQFLSASSNDRSSKPLPPLPISEDLTPDEVDREVEFLTSSDTDFLLEDYELPPFKSSAPSRRSFRGCGQINYAYFDTPTGPKPEDANPTQSLNGYISSVCPPPQQLHRRLRRSHSGPAGSLNKPVVRLSGHLNRSSPNSDEDKPEIPPRVPIPPRALKPDYRRWSAEVASSAYSDEDRPPKVPPREPLSRSNSRTPSPKSLPSYLNGVMPPTQSFAPDPKYVSSKALQRQNSEGSSNRVPCILPIIENGKKASSTHYYLLPERPPYLDKYEKFFREAEESSCNTEVQSWSGDCTATSSPTKLDSKPRTDIAGHLKRKHLSYVVSP, encoded by the exons ATGTCAACTGCAGGAGTTGCTGCTCAGGAAATGAGAGTCCCATTGAAAACCGGGTTCATTCACACTAGTCAAGGCATGGGGAGTCTGAAAACCTGCTGGGGTAGCCACAGTGGATTTGAAAA tactTTCTTTAATGTGGACCCTATAGCAGTGGCATATAATTTGCATCCATCAACAGACCAACATTTACCATCGCTTG GGCACCCTTCCAACCATGCTTCCTTGAGTGACCACAGCTTTGCTGAAAGTTGCACCCAAGTCCCATCTCAGAAATCCAGTCCACCTCCTGTAAGTCCCAAAACAGAACAGCCAATTTCAAGATACGAAGACCATCTCGTTCCTGGCTTTAGTAAGCTGTCATTAACCATGGGCTGTGTTTCTGATGAAACACCTCCTCACATGCCAATAAAAAATGGGCCAATGCAATTTCTGTCTGCATCTTCCAATGACCGTAGCTCCAAGCCACTACCCCCTCTGCCTATTTCTGAAGACCTTACTCCAGATGAGGTTGACAGAGAGGTGGAATTCCTGACTAGCTCAGATACTGACTTCTTGTTAGAAGATTATGAACTTCCTCCTTTTAAATCCAGTGCTCCAAGCCGGCGGAGCTTTAGGGGCTGTGGACAAATCAACTATGCATACTTTGATACTCCAACAGGACCAAAACCAGAAGATGCCAACCCTACACAAAGCCTAAATGGATACATATCCAGTGTTTGTCCtcctccacagcagctgcatcGACGTTTGCGAAGGTCCCATTCCGGGCCAGCTGGATCTCTTAATAAACCAGTAGTAAGACTATCTGGACACTTGAACAGGTCTTCTCCAAACTCTGATGAAGATAAACCAGAGATTCCACCAAGGGTTCCCATACCTCCAAGGGCTCTCAAGCCAGATTACAGAAGGTGGTCAGCAGAAGTCGCTTCTAGTGCGTACAGTGATGAAGACAGGCCTCCAAAAGTCCCCCCAAGAGAACCTTTGTCACGCAGCAATTCCCGTACACCAAGTCCCAAAAGCCTGCCATCATACCTCAATGGGGTTATGCCCCCCACTCAGAGTTTTGCACCTGACCCAAAGTATGTCAGTAGCAAAGCTCTACAAAGACAAAATAGTGAAGGATCTTCAAACAGGGTCCCTTGCATTCTTCCAATTATTGAAAATGGTAAGAAGGCCAGTTCGACGCACTACTATCTGCTGCCTGAAAGGCCTCCATATTTGGACAAGTATGAGAAATtcttcagagaagcagaagaaagtagCTGTAACACAGAGGTTCAGTCCTGGTCTGGTGACTGCACAGCCACTTCATCCCCAACAAAACTGGACTCAAAACCTAGAACGGACATAGCTGGTCATCTGAAACGAAAACACCTCTCTTATGTGGTTTCCCCATAG